AGGGAGGTACACGAGCGGTACGCCGCGATCGTGGGTACCACCACCTGCTCGACGTACTGGTTGTAACGCGACGAAAACGACTCGAACAACTCGGTTCCGCCGCTCCGCAGGTCTGCAGGCAACGGGCCGAACTGGCTTTGCGCGTCGATGCCGCAGTGCCGGGCGGCGGCAAGGTCTTCGGGCGCGGCGGGGCGCGCGGGCTGTCCCTTCAGGTCGAGCAGGAACGTAGAGGGGGAAATGAGCGGCTTGAAGTTCAGAATGAGGTTCGCGAGTGCGAGGCGGTACGTCGAGAGCAACTCGGCCTCGGTCACACCGGGCTTCTTGATCGCGTCCAAAAACGGGGCCGTGCAGGTGCGGTAGGTGGAGTCGTTCACGAACAGGTTTAACATCCGCTCGGACCACGCGGCGAAGTCGCGCCCGAGCATCCCGGCATCGGCGATGCGCTCACCAGGCAGGTCGTACAGTTTCAGGAGGCAGTCACTGAAGGTCCAGTCCGAGCGCTCGAACTGGCAGACGAACTGGGCGCGGTCGGTCGTTTTCGACGGCCACCGACCGTAGTTCACGAGGGCGTCGCGGTGCCCGGAATAGTTGAACTGCGCCCACCCGCGATCGGGTTCTTTCACCGTGAACTTGCGCAGGTGGGTACCGGGCTTTCCGAGTGGGAAGCGGTCCGGGTCGTGGTCTTGGAGGTGGTTAATGAGCGAGGTGAGTAGCACGGTTTTTCCGGCACTGTAAAGCCCGACCACGCCGACGCGGGCCTCGGTCGTCTTCACGCGGAAGATGCTCATGTGATTCGACCTCGTAACGCGCCGCAATTCGGGGGAGCAGCGAAACTCAATACCCCGGCTTCCTCATTTTTAGGGAAGAGTGCCGGTTCTTCATTGGGACCGCCCACGAAGGCTATTCGCTCGTAGTACACCAAACATTGTGGCGTTTCCGCGAGTGTCCGGTCCAAAAGTGTGACGGTTGGGTAGCACAATCGCGGTGCGGCGCTCAATCAGGGCCACCATCGAGCCAGTTTCATGACAAAGTGACTGCGATCGTATTTTTCGGTCGAGATTGTAATGTTGCAGATTTGTGGGAATAATCGTTTCCCGGGTCGATACACAAAACACGAGTTGTTGAGGGGCGAATGCTCGGGATCGTTATCGGTGCGGCGATTCTGGGGATCATCATTGCGGTTATGGAGCAAGGAGAGTTCCCCGGATGGGGAGCGATGGTCATTTGTGTGCTCGCCGGGGGCATACCCGCGGCTATCGTGAATGTGTTGCTCCCGCCGAAGTTGTTTTTCATCGCTCTGGCGGTCGGAGCCGTGTGCGCGGGATTTGCGATTTCTGCCACTTGCGGAATGAGCGTGAAGCGTTCCTGCATAGCGGCGGCGATCTATTTCGCGGCTCAGACCGTGATTTCACTACTGTTCAGTGCCATGTTCTCGTGATCCGCGGTGTTGCGAGGTGCGTGCGATGTCGGGCTTGAATGTAACCCAACTCGACCACTGTTCCGTGCTCATCACGGACTTGGCGAAGGCACGGGCGTTCTACGCGGGCGTGCTGGGGTTGAAGGAGATCCCGAAACCGAAGACGTTCGATTTCGTCGCGTTGTGGTTCCAGCTCGGCGACGGTCAAACGCTGCACCTCTTGCAGAAGTCGGCCCCCGACACGCGAAGCCCGCGGCACTTCGCGCTTCGCGTGCCGGACATCGGGCAAGCCCGCGAGCACTTCCGTGGACACAAAATTGACATTCAGGAAACCGGACCGATTCCGCACTGCGACCGGTTCTTCGTGAGCGATCCGGACGGAAACCGGATCGAAATCATTCAATGGATTGAATATTACGATCCGGCAATAAGTGGCGCCGGACAATTCGACACATAAGCGATCTCTGTTCGAGTTTCCGCGGATGGCGTGGCGGATCGGATTAATCGTCCCCTTTGTTTTTGTGTCGAGGGCATTTAGTTTGCTTTTTCCTCACGAGCGCCCCGCTCACATGAGTGAATCCGACCAAAGATTCCGAGCGATAACTGAATTCTTTACCCGGTAATGAATCCAGCGATCGCAGTTGGGAAGGGAACTGCGCAATGGTGGCACCATTCGTGCGCGATCGCATGGCTGAAGAGATCAAAATGACGTGTGTTTGCTGTCACTGCCGGCGCGAGCGAATGACCGCGGACGAATGGCGCGACCGCGTTCCTGTGGCCGGAGAGCGCCTCACTCACGGTATCTGCCCGGCGTGCTTGTACGAACTTTATCCCGACCTCGCTCCGCTCGTCCGCCCGCGGAGCTGATCGGCATCAACTTCGTACCGCTCACATAAACTCGGCCGTGATTCGGTCGAGATCGAATGGTGTAAGTCCCTGATCGACCGCGAACACCGTTTGTGCGGAACTTGCGGTCGCCACTTCTTCCCCGCGAGCGCGAACGTGCAATGCGAATAACGTGTGCAGGTCCGTTTTGCGGAGTTGCGTCACCGCGCGCAGCACGAGCGAAACGCCACTCAGGTTATTGTGAACGTTGTTCGCGAACCGAGGGTGACCCTTCAGTGCGATATCGGCCCAGACGACCTCGCGGTTCGTGATATCGAAAATCGCGGGCAGGCAGATCTGCGTGTCCGACGCGATGTCGACCTTGTCCACCACCGTTTTCGGCTCAAACACTTCCCCGGAACTCGCCCGGGTGCGAGCCATCCACCCGGCAAAACACTCTGGCAGGTCGCAGTACGGTTGCTGCGTGAAGCTGTTCAGGCTCATCACGATGTAGCGCACCCGGTTCTCCGCGCAGCGCGCGAGATCGACGTCAATGAACTCGGCCGCGCCGTTCGGGGCGTCCGTGATGTCGCCGCTGTGGTGCGCCCCGAAGTTCTTCAGGTTGTAGTACGCGAGCGTGTCAACGTACTGGTACTTCGTGTCGTACATCGCCGCAGAAAGGTCCACGTCCGCGCGCGACTTGCCGTTCTTCCACCACACGAAGAACCGGAGCGTGGAACATTCCGGGAGCGACAACCGGCTCCCGCGAACGAGCGTGCGCAGGGCCTTCGCCGCCGACCGCTGTGCAAACGGCACGAGATAGTTCTTCAACCGCGGATCGAGGTAACACGTTCCGAGCGGCGCGAGTTGGGCGAATCGCTCAACGAGTACACGCTCGCAGATCGCTACGACCGAGTCCGCGACCTCCTCGGGCAGTTTCGGGAGCGGGGTTTTCGTGGCGAACAGGTTGCCGATCTCGCCCTTCGGAAAGAACGTGCGCAGCTTGCCCGGTTCGTTCCGGTGGCGAAAGTGCGTCATGACCTGCAACAGTACGGGCGTCGAAACTTTCTCCGCGCGCTCCGAGAATCGCTCCACGATGGTTTGCGCGCTCGGATCGAGGCGCGCGAGGTGATCCAACCGCCGGGCCAGTTTGCCGGGGCGCGTCGCGAGTAGCGTCAATACGGCGCGGGTGTCGCGCTTGGTAAGGTTCGTTTCGACCGCGCTGTTAAACGTCTCGAACTTGCGGTCGTTGCGCAGAACATCGAACGCGGCCGCGGTTTTGGGGAAGCGCTCCGCGTACTCGCCGGGGTGGAGCCGTTCGCCGAGCCGAATCCACCGCGGCTTCCAGCGCAGCATATCTTCGGTGCGGCTCTCAGCGCGTTCGATCCACCCGAGCAACAGGGCGCGTTCCTTTCGGCGGAGTTTGCCGAACTTGCCTGCGGTCGCAAGTGAAACATCCCCGTCGCTGAGTGCCACCGCGAGACGCAGAACGTCGGTCGCGGTTTTTACGTGCGCGTCGAGCACCGGCGAGATTTCGGGCGCGTTCCGGATCAGTTCCGCGCCGAGGTATGCGAGGTTCTCCTTGCACGGAATTAGTTCGGGCAATAGCCGTCGGATGCTATCGCGGTACTGGGCCACGAACCACTTCACATCGTCTTTGTCCTGCGGCGAAAACGGTGACTTCGACTTCGCCAACAGGGTGAAGATCGACTCGAAGTCGTCTTTGGTACCGAGATCAATGATGCGGTACTTCGGCTGTTCGTTCAGCTCGGGCCGCTCGGCCGACTCGTATTCCGGGCGGAAGCCGGTCCAGTAGTGCATTATCGCGTTGAAGTAGAGCGCCGCTTCGCTCATCTCCATGACCTGCGCTGGGAAGTTCGGGTAGAACGGTTTGAACTTTCGGTGGGCGCCGACCAGAACCTGGAGTTCCTTCACTAGTCGCTGGTAGAAGGAATCGACTTTGAGTGGGTCGAGGGCCTTCAGGTGCTCAATGACGCGCTCCGAGAGCAGAAACCCGAGGCTCTCGATGTTCTTCTGGAGTGCGGCGAGAACATTGACGGGCGTGCTCCCGGTGCCGTCCGGGAGGATCACTTTCGCGCGCCGACGGAGGTAGATGGGATTCATGGGTATCCATGAAAGTGGCGCGCCGGCGAACAACGAGGTCGCCGGCGCGCCAAGAAGAGGCGGAAAGCGAAGACCCTAAAGCTGGAATGTGTAGAAGGAAGGATCTTCAGAGCCGCCGAAAGAACATTACCGCTCCTCTCAATGGTCCACAAGAACCCAAATCACGAAACACGCGCCCGACACAATTTCGCCGAATTGGTTCACGACTACCGCGCGATTTGCGACCTGCTACAATGAGAACTGAACGCGAGGACACGTCATGATCGAAGACCCGATTCCGCCCGTCAGCGAGCAAACGCCGGACCCGCGCGACCCGGCCGCGAAGGTCCGCGAGTTCCCCACCACATCAGGCGTGTACCTGATGAAGGACGCGGGCGGGAACGTGATTTACGTGGGCAAAGCCAAAAACCTGCGCGGCCGTGCCTCGTCGTATTTCAGCAAAGAAGCCCTGAACGATGCCCGCATCCGCGACTGGATGCCGCTCGTGAAGGACGTGGACTTCATCGAGACGACGGACGCGATTCAGGCCGTATTCACTGAAGCGCGGATGATTAAAGACCTGCGCCCGAAGTTCAACAAGGATCTCAAGGACGACAAGACGTTTCCGTACTTACAGATCCGCACACGCGAAGAGTTCCCGCGGGTCGAGATCACGCGCAAACCGCGGCGCAAGGGCGTGAGGCTGTACGGACCGTTCACGAGCACGAAGCCGTTGCGGATCGCAATGGACGTGCTCCAGCGGTTGCTCCAGTTCCGCACGTGCTCGCTCGACATCAAGACCGGCGAGGACCGGTGGAAGTGGTTCCGCCCCTGTCTGTTGCACAGCATCCGGCGCTGCACGGCGCCGTGTAACTTGCGCGTGTCGCGCGAGGACTACCGCGCGCAGATCAAGAAACTCATTTTCATCCTCGAAGGCAAAACCGCGAAGCTCGTGCGCCGCATGGAGCGCGAGATGATCGCCGCGAGCGAGGAGCTGAACTTCGAGAAGGCCCGGCGCATTCGCGACGAGATCGCAGCGATTCAGAAACTCGACATGCGCGGCGACGCGAGCAAAGACGTGCAGCCGGAAGTGTTCCCCATCGACCCGAAAAAGGGACTAATCGGGCTGAAGAAGGTGCTCGGGTTAGCAAACACCCCGCGCACGATCGAGGGCATGGACATCGCCCACCTCAGCGGACAGGATACGGTCGCGTCGCTGGTGTCGTTCCTGGACGGGGTGCCGTTCAAACCCGGTTACCGGCGCTTCAAAATCAAGTCGGTGGAGGGCGTGGACGATTTCGCCAGCATGCGCGAAGTGGTCACGCGGCGCTTCCGGCGGCTACGCGACGAGGACGAGGTGTTCCCCGACATCCTGCTTATTGACGGCGGGAAGGGGCAACTCAACGCTGCGATCGATGCGTTCCAGACGCTCGGCATTACGCCGCCGTGCCTCATTTCCCTGGCCAAACAGGAAGAAGAGATCTTCCGCCCCGGCGCCGAAGAATCGATCAAGCTCAGCAAGCACTCCGCCGCGCTACGGCTACTCCAGTACGTTCGCGACGAATCCCACCGTTTCGCACAGCACTACCACCACATGCTCCGGCGGAAGCGGTTCACGGAAGATTGATGCCGGTCGGTCACGCCCCGGTAGCGCGCTCGAAGCACCACGCGAACAGCAGATCCCATTCGAGATGCTGAACGCGCTTCGCGGTTTCCTCGTCCGCGTGACCGGTCCCGCGAACACGCTCGCAGAAGTCCACGAACGCTTCCGCTGTGGTGAACGTGTATCCCACCTTCGGCGTGTGTTCGCGGAGCTGATCCAGCACGGAGTGTGGTCCGACCCGGCGCCACCAATACTTGCTGTTCCAGGCGTCCGGTTCACGGCGGTGCATGATCGCGTGCCAGAAGCTTCCCGCAGGCGTGTGGATGTTCTGGCTGATGTCGTGTGACTCGTCCAGGAAGTTGAACGCGATCCACAACCCGGACCGGCACGCGGCGGCCATGTCCCGGTCTACGACGCGACCGAACACGTCGTCGTTGAGGGCCGCGAGTTGCCCTCGAACGGTTTGGTCGGGGGTGCCGGGGCCGAGGGGCACAACAGAACGGGCCTCGAGTAAATCGGCAATAACCGCCGGGTACGCTGAAGGGGTGAGCACCTGGGTTCCTCTAGTAGTGGCACTGCCACCCTACGAAATTCGCCTAGGTGTTCCCAGCGCTACCAGCCCCTTGGCAGCGGTAACTCCGTTGGCGGAATCTGGTGCAACGAATCCGGCTTCGGGTTTGTTGCGCGGGGGTTCGAGTCCGGTGGTTGTTGAAGCGCGCTGATCGGCTTCTTCAACCACTCCAACCACGCTTCCTCCAAATCGTCGATCGACTCGAATCCGTAGACCTCTTTGGCGGCCTTGTCCCACGACTCGACAGTGTTCCCCTGGGTGCCCACATGCAGGAAGGTCAAGAGCCGGCGGCGCCCTTCGTTATCCGCGTTCTTTTTAAACAGATCGCCGAGCATTGGGACGTCCTTGAGCACTGGCACCCCTTTTGTCTGCCCGGCCAGGAACCGGGTCAGTGAGTGCCCTTGAGCGTAAAGGACGATCATGTCTTTGGGATACTCGGTCATGCGGACGAGTACGCGGAGCCGAATTCCGCGCCCGGCGTTGAGCAGTTCGCGAACGCGGACGTCGTGGTTGAACTGCTCGGTCGCGGATTCTGCCAGCAGCGACAACCCCTCGTCCGCCCACCGCGGAAGCGGTTTGCCGAAGAATGACGCCAAAACAGTGTGCGTTACTTCGTGTGGAAGTGCATTGGTCATTACGACCAAGAATTCCCCACTTAGGGTCATTTCCATCGATGTGACAGTCGGCACTTCGTTCGCGCCGTTCCCGAATGTGAAGGTGGTTGCTCCGCCACTGGC
This region of Gemmata massiliana genomic DNA includes:
- a CDS encoding YcjX family protein — encoded protein: MSIFRVKTTEARVGVVGLYSAGKTVLLTSLINHLQDHDPDRFPLGKPGTHLRKFTVKEPDRGWAQFNYSGHRDALVNYGRWPSKTTDRAQFVCQFERSDWTFSDCLLKLYDLPGERIADAGMLGRDFAAWSERMLNLFVNDSTYRTCTAPFLDAIKKPGVTEAELLSTYRLALANLILNFKPLISPSTFLLDLKGQPARPAAPEDLAAARHCGIDAQSQFGPLPADLRSGGTELFESFSSRYNQYVEQVVVPTIAAYRSCTSLIVLVDVTMLLAGGVGMYDDNRQIVRDLFDVLSPGENKLFGPVARGLSKVFLPHQWRPGWITRLAFVAPKLDLVHPLDRDRMQLLTRRMVERFATDRDGLQHQFFNVSSVVSTKALPTEPGGGRVLVGTPLRGADGRKVPSTSEQRFTASELPDDWPLEWPSGRYAFPEVYPRMPTRKDYPPDQVNLDKLATFVIE
- a CDS encoding excinuclease ABC subunit UvrC gives rise to the protein MIEDPIPPVSEQTPDPRDPAAKVREFPTTSGVYLMKDAGGNVIYVGKAKNLRGRASSYFSKEALNDARIRDWMPLVKDVDFIETTDAIQAVFTEARMIKDLRPKFNKDLKDDKTFPYLQIRTREEFPRVEITRKPRRKGVRLYGPFTSTKPLRIAMDVLQRLLQFRTCSLDIKTGEDRWKWFRPCLLHSIRRCTAPCNLRVSREDYRAQIKKLIFILEGKTAKLVRRMEREMIAASEELNFEKARRIRDEIAAIQKLDMRGDASKDVQPEVFPIDPKKGLIGLKKVLGLANTPRTIEGMDIAHLSGQDTVASLVSFLDGVPFKPGYRRFKIKSVEGVDDFASMREVVTRRFRRLRDEDEVFPDILLIDGGKGQLNAAIDAFQTLGITPPCLISLAKQEEEIFRPGAEESIKLSKHSAALRLLQYVRDESHRFAQHYHHMLRRKRFTED
- a CDS encoding VOC family protein, with amino-acid sequence MSGLNVTQLDHCSVLITDLAKARAFYAGVLGLKEIPKPKTFDFVALWFQLGDGQTLHLLQKSAPDTRSPRHFALRVPDIGQAREHFRGHKIDIQETGPIPHCDRFFVSDPDGNRIEIIQWIEYYDPAISGAGQFDT
- a CDS encoding TerD family protein; amino-acid sequence: MNPIYLRRRAKVILPDGTGSTPVNVLAALQKNIESLGFLLSERVIEHLKALDPLKVDSFYQRLVKELQVLVGAHRKFKPFYPNFPAQVMEMSEAALYFNAIMHYWTGFRPEYESAERPELNEQPKYRIIDLGTKDDFESIFTLLAKSKSPFSPQDKDDVKWFVAQYRDSIRRLLPELIPCKENLAYLGAELIRNAPEISPVLDAHVKTATDVLRLAVALSDGDVSLATAGKFGKLRRKERALLLGWIERAESRTEDMLRWKPRWIRLGERLHPGEYAERFPKTAAAFDVLRNDRKFETFNSAVETNLTKRDTRAVLTLLATRPGKLARRLDHLARLDPSAQTIVERFSERAEKVSTPVLLQVMTHFRHRNEPGKLRTFFPKGEIGNLFATKTPLPKLPEEVADSVVAICERVLVERFAQLAPLGTCYLDPRLKNYLVPFAQRSAAKALRTLVRGSRLSLPECSTLRFFVWWKNGKSRADVDLSAAMYDTKYQYVDTLAYYNLKNFGAHHSGDITDAPNGAAEFIDVDLARCAENRVRYIVMSLNSFTQQPYCDLPECFAGWMARTRASSGEVFEPKTVVDKVDIASDTQICLPAIFDITNREVVWADIALKGHPRFANNVHNNLSGVSLVLRAVTQLRKTDLHTLFALHVRARGEEVATASSAQTVFAVDQGLTPFDLDRITAEFM